In Macadamia integrifolia cultivar HAES 741 chromosome 13, SCU_Mint_v3, whole genome shotgun sequence, one DNA window encodes the following:
- the LOC122058713 gene encoding probable WRKY transcription factor 50, which yields MANPTFQAKDFLGNPNPNPKPNPNYHHLLLDTSVPSTSFDFSDYLVTEAGTEEDSTATNIGGGGGGFYSQYPILPENISSHSIQNSGNETTRSELQVISTQKCKSETKRIKGDLGSRVAFRTKSELEIMDDGYKWRKYGKKSVKNSPNPRNYYRCTNGGCQVKKRVERDSNDSSYVITTYEGIHNHESPCVVYLDQIPLMVPSGWILQASHSFS from the exons ATGGCCAACCCCACTTTCCAAGCTAAGGACTTCCTtggaaaccctaaccctaaccctaaacctaacCCTAATTATCATCATCTCCTATTGGATACTTCGGTACCATCAACGAGTTTCGATTTTTCCGATTATCTGGTGACTGAAGCTGGTACAGAGGAAGATTCGACGGCAACCAACATCGGCGGTGGCGGCGGGGGGTTTTACTCACAGTACCCAATTCTCCCTGAAAATATTAGCtcacattcaatccaaaacAGTGGAAATGAAACCACAAGGAGTGAACTGCAAGTGATATCTACCCA AAAATGTAAGAGTGAAACGAAGAGAATTAAAGGGGATTTGGGTTCTAGGGTGGCATTTAGAAcgaaatctgaacttgaaatcATGGATGATGGATACAAATGGAGGAAGTATGGGAAGAAATCAGTTAAGAACAGCCCAAACCCAAG GAATTACTATAGGTGCACAAATGGAGGATGCCAAGTGAAGAAGAGAGTGGAGAGGGACAGTAATGATTCCAGCTACGTGATAACTACATATGAGGGTATCCATAATCATGAAAGCCCTTGTGTGGTTTATTTGGACCAGATTCCACTCATGGTTCCTAGTGGCTGGATCTTGCAGGCTTCACATTCATTCTCTTGA
- the LOC122059014 gene encoding uncharacterized protein LOC122059014 codes for MIFDGIIRPNTSPFIPPILLVKKKDGSWRFCVDYRALNVVTVKDHFPIPMKLLGFQYKIIYKPGRENVVVDALSCCTDSSFAAISAPHVDLLQQIRLEHQSDPEAKKLVGVIQTTLEQYPKFQLARDIIYFQNRIYLAPSSNLKATVFKELHSSPVSGHSRFLHMLASDKVSSGEANARMCVDGSRSALFSSKSSIRPSLRKGFFNLRQFQLASRRTLLLILLLRALPNSHGKTEILVVIDRLSKYAHFVALAPHYTAMKVAEVFVSNIVKLHGVPRSIVGDRDP; via the exons ATGATCTTTGATGGCATCATCCGCCCCAACACTAGCCCTTTTATCCCTCCAATTCTCCTtgtaaaaaagaaagatggttCATGGCGATTTTGCGTCGACTATCGAGCTCTCAATGTCGTCACTGTGAAGGACCATTTTCCGATCCCAATG AAGTTGCTGGGTTTTCAATACAAGATTATCTATAAACCAGGTCGAGAGAACGTAGTAGTAGACGCTCTGTCTTGCTGCACCGACTCCTCCTTCGCAGCTATATCAGCCCCACATGTTGATCTTCTGCAACAAATTCGCTTGGAACACCAGTCCGATCCAGAAGCTAAGAAGTTAGTTGGCGTGATTCAAACAACTCTAGAACAatacccaaagtttcagttggCAAGAGACATCATCTACTTCCAAAACCGTATTTACTTGGCTCCAAGCTCAAACCTCAAAGCCACGGTTTTTAAGGAACTTCACTCATCTCCCGTAAGTGGTCACTCTAGGTTCTTGCACATGCTTGCATCAGACAAAGTTTCTTCTGGCGAGGCCAACGCAAGGATGTGCGTCGATGGGTCGCGGAGTGCCTTGTTTTCCAGCAAATCAAGTATACGACCAAGTCTCCGCAAGGGCTTCTTTAACCTCCGCCAATTCCAACTCGCATCTAGGAGGACATTGCTCTTGATTTTATTACTGCGCGCATTGCCCAATTCGCATGGCAAAACTGAAATCTTGGTCGTCATTGATCGGCTTTCGAAGTATGCCCACTTTGTAGCCTTAGCCCCACACTACACTGCCATGAAGGTGGCTGAAGTTTTCGTTAGCAATATTGTAAAGTTGCATGGGGTACCAAGGAGCATTGTCGGTGATCGGGATCCATAG
- the LOC122059430 gene encoding peptidyl-prolyl cis-trans isomerase FKBP17-1, chloroplastic has translation MKLHCCSISLSSLPLLNHITVSIPKTPSIISATISSSSSSSSSSSSSSLSTRTRRALSLSVLSSTFTLFIVSDSSSRAAPPEFSELEGSGGVKVLDLRVGDGEVPVNGDQVAVHYYGRLAAKQGWLFDSTYGHKDEMGEPIPFVFILGSGRVISGIETAVRSMKVGSIRRVIIPPTQGYQNTSQEPLPPNFFDRQRLFTTIFNPTRLANGEGSTLGTLVFDIELVSLRHQ, from the exons aTGAAGCTCCACTGCTGCTCTATTTCTCTCTcgtctcttcctcttctcaatCATATAACGGTTTCGATTCCTAAAACCCCATCAATCATCTCTGCAACAatatcctcctcctcttcttcttcttcttcttcttcatcatcatcattgtcaacAAGGACGAGAAGAGCTTTATCTCTTTCTGTTCTCTCTTCTACATTTACACTATTTATCGTCTCTGATTCTTCATCCAGAGCTGCCCCTCCTGAGTTTTCAGAGCTCGAAGGTTCTGGTGGAGTGAAGGTTTTGGACCTTCGAGTAGGTGATGGGGAAGTACCCGTCAATGGAGATCAG GTTGCAGTCCATTACTATGGAAGGTTAGCAGCAAAACAAGGATGGCTCTTTGATTCAACTTATGGTCACAAAGATGAAATGGGTGAACCGATTCCATTTGTATTCATACTTGGTTCCGGCAGA GTCATTTCAGGCATTGAAACAGCTGTGAGATCAATGAAAGTAGGGAGTATCCGTAGAGTCATTATACCACCAACCCAAGGATACCAGAACACATCGCAAGAACCCTTGCCACCTAAC TTTTTTGACAGACAAAGGCTGTTTACCACCATTTTCAATCCAACACGTCTGGCTAATGGAGAAGGCTCAACATTAGGAACTCTGGTATTTGACATTGAGTTGGTCAGCCTACGGCATCAGTGA